The following coding sequences lie in one Apium graveolens cultivar Ventura chromosome 3, ASM990537v1, whole genome shotgun sequence genomic window:
- the LOC141711302 gene encoding auxin efflux carrier component 5-like, with translation MEGCILIVSKAAVGTYMFCMGIFMAINKKIDENWSIGVPITGILWRFIMGPICWGLACLYLGLDGEMLKAAIIQATLPPSYLSFYYAQEYRLDIDCISHGRHFLQHTYLSIMLKNIDKISIALAMGLYS, from the exons ATGGAGGGATGTATTTTGATTGTGTCGAAAGCAGCCGTGGGCACTTACATGTTTTGCATGG GTATATTCATGGCAATTAATAAAAAGATAGATGAAAATTGGTCGATTGGAGTCCCTATTACCGGCATCCTTTGGAGGTTTATCATGGGACCAATTTGTTGGGGCCTTGCCTGTCTTTATTTAGGATTAGATGGTGAAATGTTAAAGGCAGCAATAATCCAG GCGACACTTCCTCCATCATACTTATCTTTCTATTATGCTCAAGAATATAGACTAGATATCGATTGCATTAGCCATGG GCGACACTTCCTCCAGCATACTTATCTTTCTATTATGCTCAAGAATATAGACAAGATATCGATTGCATTAGCCATGG GCTTATACTCATGA
- the LOC141711211 gene encoding uncharacterized protein LOC141711211, translating to MLAYGIGTDAVDDYVCIGASTAIECLKKFVTNIILIFESEYLRKPNSNDVQRLIKMGKARGFPGMMGSIDYMHLQWKNCPKAWKGMFMRGHKGVPTILLNVVASSDLWI from the coding sequence ATGTTGGCATATGGAATTGGAACGGATGCAGTTGATGATTATGTGTGCATTGGTGCGTCCACTGCAATTGAATGCTTGAAAAAATTTGTTAccaatattattttaatttttgagaGTGAATATTTGCGAAAGCCAAACTCAAATGATGTACAACGTCTCATAAAAATGGGAAAGGCTCGCGGTTTTCCCGGAATGATGGGGAGTATTGACTACATGCATTTGCAGTGGAAAAATTGCCCTAAAGCATGGAAAGGGATGTTCATGAGGGGTCATAAAGGAGTTCCAACAATATTGCTTAATGTTGTTGCCTCATCGGACCTATGGATATGA
- the LOC141711303 gene encoding uncharacterized protein LOC141711303, which translates to MHSCNMLWFPGLIMQARRNLCLFSQGFKIFSSFAPPLQLKQMVMQETKDGELIIILLPRNSRITAKDFRGRLKQWPYSYEFRLRVSLSSCGNLNMISRIRNIDSSL; encoded by the exons ATGCACTCCTGCAACATGCTTTG GTTCCCAGGCCTTATAATGCAAGCGAGGAggaatctctgtttgttttcccAAG GTTTTAAAATTTTCTCTAGTTTTGCTCCTCCGCTTCAGTTGAAGCAAATGGTCATGCAAGAAACGAAGGATGGAGAGTTGATCATAATCCTCCTCCCAAGAAACAGTAGGATTACCGCGAAAGACTTTAGAGGAAGATTAAAGCAGTGGCCCTACAG TTATGAGTTTCGACTTAGGGTTTCTCTTTCATCTTGTGGGAATCTCAACATGATATCGCGCATCAGGAACATTGACAGCAGCCTTTAG
- the LOC141711210 gene encoding uncharacterized protein LOC141711210, with product MGYVRETIPRPRGEKRKLFSKYQEGHRKNVEMTFGVLQSQFAIVHDPTQFWDKEDLAKIMRACIILHNMIVEDERDTYATPFGALPSYDDATYGLPPPNLGEESLASNEMYIGRTIQLCDRQKHRQLQFDLPYTRDLEAELHVIKEENARLQHASQLFEEAVAGHLNP from the exons ATGGGCTACGTTCGTGAAACAATTCCACGCCCACGGGGTGAAAAAAGAAAATTGTTCTCCAAATATCAAGAAGGTCATCGAAAAAACGTAGAAATGACATTTGGCGTGTTGCAATCTCAATTTGCAATTGTACATGATCCAACACAATTTTGGGATAAAGAAGATCTCGCTAAAATAATGAGAGCGTGTATTATACTACATAATATGATCGTTGAGGATGAGAGAGACACATACGCCACTCCCTTTGGCGCTTTACCATCTTACGATGATGCAACATATGGCTTACCGCCTCCAAACTTAGGCGAAGAATCTTTAGCCTCTAATGAAATGTATATCGGAAGGACTATCCAACTTTGTGACAGGCAGAAACATCGTCAACTACAATTCGATCTG CCTTATACTCGTGATCTGGAAGCGGAACTGCACGTGATAAAAGAAGAGAATGCACGTCTGCAACATGCTTCG CAATTGTTTGAGGAAGCTGTTGCAGGCCATCTAAATCCATAG